A stretch of the Hydra vulgaris chromosome 09, alternate assembly HydraT2T_AEP genome encodes the following:
- the LOC100198886 gene encoding lipoyl amidotransferase LIPT1, mitochondrial, protein MLNTRSLLKNFKRCNGNLSATLEKSPVWLSLSNCVYENISFEEYIYENVSFDVFDRILFIWRNTPSVVIGRHQNPWKEVNLKKIEQSDIKLCRRNSGGGAVYHDLGNVNFTVFSNRELYNRRENLNFIVEFFKEVYKINLKINHKDDIIFERFKVSGSAAKVGLNNAYHHFTLLCNTNVNCLSEVLQNSFSQIQTNATQSVSSPTKNLFYNGFDFADFVKNLTEFYHIRYKRISNYAQVHPINYPISHKLDLLKAWDWTYGKSPKFCVDGILMKKGLHIGVISIVVQKGIIAEIQSSCEHNEKLKYFVGIRFDPYKIIGLLKLYDVTIHF, encoded by the coding sequence ATGCTAAACACAAggagtttattaaaaaattttaaaaggtgcAATGGTAACCTGTCAGCTACTCTAGAGAAATCACCAGTTTGGCTATCTTTATCAAATTgtgtttatgaaaatatttcatttgaagaatatatttatgaaaatgtttcttttgatgtttttgaTAGAATTTTATTCATATGGAGAAACACTCCTTCTGTTGTGATAGGTCGTCATCAAAACCCTTGGAAAGAAGTCAACTTAAAGAAAATTGAACAAAGCGATATCAAACTTTGTCGTCGTAATAGTGGGGGTGGTGCTGTTTATCATGATTTAGGAAATgtaaattttactgtttttagtAATAGAGAGTTATACAATAGAAGAgaaaacttgaattttattgtagaattttttaaagaagtttataagatcaatcttaaaataaatcataaagaTGATATTATATTTGAACGCTTTAAAGTTTCAGGTAGTGCAGCAAAAGTTGGCTTAAACAATGCATATCATCATTTTACTTTATTGTGTAACACTAATGTTAATTGTTTAAGTGAAGTCCTACAGAATTCTTTCTCACAAATCCAAACTAATGCCACGCAAAGTGTTTCCTCACCTACCaagaatttgttttataatggaTTTGATTTTgcagattttgtaaaaaatttaacagaattTTACCATATTAGATACAAAAGAATAAGTAACTATGCACAGGTTCACCCAATTAATTATCCTATTTCCCATAAATTGGATTTGCTAAAAGCATGGGATTGGACATATGGTAAAAGCCCTAAATTTTGTGTTGATGGAATTCTAATGAAAAAAGGTTTGCACATTGGAGTTATTAGTATAGTGGTTCAGAAAGGAATAATTGCAGAAATACAATCATCATGTGAGCATAATGAAAAACTAAAGTATTTTGTTGGGATTAGATTTGACCCTTATAAAATAATAGGTTTATTAAAGCTTTATGATGtaacaatacatttttaa